TGATGATCACACCTATTTTATTGACAATGAAAATATGAATCAATTTTTGAAAATTCTTTTTAAGACTTGCACCAAAAACAGTCACTGCATGACACTCATAAAAGATGAAGCCTATCTTACAAAAATCAATCTTTTTGAGCAAGGGTTTGAGGTGCCTCTAACGTATAATGTCTACACAAAAATGCCTGAAGATATTACTGCTGAAGAGAAGATGCTCTATTCAAAACAGGTTGAAAAGTTAAAGAAGAATCGAATTTCTCCTGTTATTGGCCCAGATGGTGTGGGAAAGACGACGTTACTGCAAAGCTCATTCACTCATATGGATGAACCTATTATGTACAAACGCTTTAAAAAGATTGTTCGACGTTCGTTTATTTATAATGTGATGTATCCCATTAATAAGTATAAACTCAAACGAAAAATGGGACATCGACCACAAAAAGATCAACACGATGACATTCACTTTTTTCTTGTTTTTCTAGCGGGATTGTTCTATTATCCGTTTTTAATGTTCAATGCAAAATATAGGAAAAAAATAGTCTTCGTGGACCGTTTTTTTAATGATTACTTGCTTGAAAACATCTCTTTTATGCAGAAGAAAACAGTTTTGCGAAATAACTGGAGAAATCTTTTACGATACATCCCACAAGTTTATTGGAATATTCACTTAGATGCCAAACCCAAAGTGATATTAAGCAGAAAAGATGAGTTGAGTAAACGAGATATTAAACGGTATCGACGATTTAATTTTAAAATCTATTTAGAAAAACCTTCTGTGGTGTATACGTATATTAACACAGGGCTTGATTTAGAGCATTGTAAACGTGTACTTTTATACTCTGGACGTATAGCAGATGTGATGAAAACTCAGGAGTTGTCATGTCAAAAATAGAGTTGGATGAGCAACTTTTGATTGCAAAAGGAGGTGAGCGTGCCTGCTATTTACACCCTGAAGATGCAACAAAAGTCATCAAAGTTCTATACAGTTCAACGCCCACTCATAACAACCAAAACCAGTTAGAGTATATCTATATGAACTACTTAAAAAAACGCAATGCCAATTTGACTTATGTGACTGATTGTTATGGTTATGTACAAACGAGTTTGGGACAAGGCTTAGTGTTTGACAGAGCCTTGGATTATAACGGGGAGCCTTCAAAATCATTTCGTTATATGGTGGCATATAAAAAGTTAGATTTGACCCAACAAAAAGCATTGATTATGCAATTAAAAGCCTATTTGGAACAAGAGTTGATTTTGTTTGTGGACACGAGTTTAACGAATCTCTATTGTCAAGAGATACAAAAAGGGGAATACCGACTTCTTATTGTAGATGGGTTGGGTTCTAAACGTATGGGATTTAAGTTTTGGATGTATCGAAACTTTAAAAGTTATACCAAATACAAAATCAAACGGCAGTGGACAAAGTTCATGCGTATGTATGAAAAAGATGTGAAACGAGCTCAATTGGGTGAACGACCCTTTACAAGGTTATAGATGAACAGTGCTCCATTTTTTTGGGATAAATTCTCTGACCAACCGCATGTGATTAAAGATAAAAATTATAAAAAAAGCATGCGTAAAAAACAGTGGTTGGATTATGTAAAACTGCTTCTTACTTCTTTGTTCATCCTTCCAGTAGCGACACTTTTCATGAAGTTTTTTTCTAAGCAATCAACGATTGACAACTCATTTTTTGGTTTGGGTGTCAATTTAGACAAAGGCAATGAACAGCAAGCACTCATTGAAGAGTTGGGTGTGAAACATCTTATTATCAGGCTTCCTTTGTGGGAGATGGAAAGAGCTGATGAGTATAAAACGTTTGTAGAGAGTTTTTTTGAAAAAAGTTCTAAAAGTGTTCTGATAAATATCATGCAAGACAGAGAGCATATTGAAGACTTTTCGTTATTGAAAAAAGATTTAGAAACAGTTTTTAAAACCTTTGATGGACTTGTTTGTGAGTATCAAATTGGTACCACCATCAATCGAGCCAAATGGGGATTTTTCAGTGTGAAAGAGTATCTGAACTTCTATTTGGTTGCCCAAGAGTTAAAGAAAACATTCCCACATATCAAACTCATAGGTCCAAGTATGATTGACTTTGAGTACTACTACACAGCACGAGCCCTTTTTAATGGCTTTAATGTAGTTTTTGATAAAGTAAGTACACTGTTATACGTTGATAGAAGAGGTGGTCCAAAAAATACACAGTACGGTTTTTTTGATACACAAAAGAAAATAGAGTTGATGTATTCGATGGTAAGACTTTCTTCCAAGTGTGCAAGTGACGAACTCTATATCACTGAAGTAAACTGGCCTTTGTCAAACACAGCACCGTATGCACCCACAAGTGAGCATGAGTGTGTGAGTTGTGAAGCCTATACGCAATACATGAAAGAGTATCATGAAATCGCTGCACAAACAGGCAGAGTCTCACGTGTTTACTGGCACCAACTCATAGCTCCTGGTTATGGTTTGGTGGATAATCGAGAGGGAAAACTCATCAAACTCCCACAATTTTACGCATATAAAGAGATGGTACAAAAGCATGGTTAAAACAATTTTTATAGAGATACCTACTTGGTTGGGTGATGCAATTATGACAACACCTGCCATTGAGAATATTATTCAAACATATCCTAATGCCCAGATTACCATGTTGGGTTCTTATGTCTCTACACAAGCTTTAGGAAACTTTCCAAATGTCAAAAGAGTGATCATTGATAACAGCAAACAACAGAAGAATCGTTATGTTGGCTTAATGAACATTGCACAAGAAGTAGGGGAAGTCGATTTGGCTATTTCCTTTAGAAGAAGTTTCTCTTCACGATTTATGATGTTTTTTATCAAAGCGAAAAAAAAGGCAAACTATCGACGTTTAACCAAAGAGGAGATTCACCAAGTACAACGTTATAATGAGTTCGTGAATCATGCTTTGCATTTAAACAACAAAGAGGGCGATTTAAAACTTTGCTTTACTCCTTTTAAGTATGAAAAACCCACATTGGGAATTAATCCAGGAGCCACTTATGGAAGTGCGAAACGATGGTATCCCAAAGAATTTGCTAAAGTAGCTATTGCACTTTCAGACAGATACAACATCGCTATTTTTGGAGGTCCAGGGGAAGTGAATATTGCACAAGATATTGAAAAAGAGTTGGTGGCACATCACATTACGAATTATCAAAACTTTGCAGGACAAACCACCATCCCTGAACTCATTGAAAAAATTGCAGGCTTATCGCTGTTTATTACCAATGATTCCGGGCCTATGCACGTAGCAGCTGCGTATAAAGTGAAAACAGCAGCGATCTTTGGTCCCACACGATTTAAAGAGACCAATGCGTGGAATAATCCCAATGAACATATCGTAACAAAAAACTTAGAGTGTGCTCCTTGTATGAAGCGAGTCTGTCCTTTGAAACATCATGAGTGTATGAAACTCATCACTGCACAAGATGTCTTAGAAGCCTTAGGAGAAGTATGATGTCCATAACCATTGATTTTAAAACCCCAAGTACGATCACGGATGCCTTACTTGAAATGCCAGAGTATGAAAAAGTTGCACAAACTTCATTGATGAACAAAATTGGCTTAGGTTCCAAAGAGCAAGCACAACTTTATTTTCATCAAGGTGCACTGGATAAAAAAAGTACGCATGCCATTTTACATGCGCATGCTACCATCGTTAATTCACAAAGAAGCAAAGCCAAACTGCTTCAAATACTTAACGAGTTAGATGAACAGAGCGTTGAAGTCATTTATCCTACCTTTGAACCACAAGAGATTGATATAAAAGAGGCTAAAAAAGCCTTTTTACAAGAGTTACAACTTCCTAAAAAGACACGGCTTATTCTCTTTACAGCCAGCAACCTAAAAACAGCCGGAGTCAAAGAGTTTATTCAAACGATTATGAGCCTGCAAGCTCGAAATTTCAGAGTGATCATTGCTTCAGACAAACAACAAATCACGGCATTGAAGTTTCAAATCTCTAAATACAATTTTGACGATACGCTTATTTTATATGAGGATTTTCATAACATGGATTTGCTGTTTGCTGTATCTGATATATTTGTATTGCCGACACACAATACCGCTTTTTCAACTGATATTTTAAAAGCAATGTATTATAAGTCGGCCGTATTTACCACAGCTAATAGTTCTTCTTGTGAAGTGGTGGATGTTTTTGCAACCATGAGTGACCCAAGTGATGCAAGCTTACCTTTTAAGATAGATGCACTGTTGAGTCGAAAAGAGGATTTAAAACTGATTAAAAAACAGAACCGTAAAATTGCGAAAAAGTTTATCCTTTCCAAAGCTTTGCAAACCCTTGTGCGTATTAGCGAACCATTAAAACTATGAACCTATTCATTTTTAGAGGTGTCTTAAACTTAAACATGCTTTAAGAAAATTAAGATATAATACGCGAATATTTTTAAAAAAATAAGGAATGATGATGTCAAGAAGATGCGCAATATCTGGCAAAGGTCCATTGGTTGGAAACAACGTAAGTCACGCAAAAAACAGAACTAAAAGAAGATTTTTACCAAACTTAAGAACTGTTCGAGTTACATTAGAAGATGGAACAACTAGAAAACTTAAAATTTCTGCTAAAGAGTTAAGAACTCTTAAGAAAAACTCATAAGAGAGCACTTAGAAAAGTGCTTTCATGAGCTTTATAACAAAGCTGAAAAAAGCTCTCGGCTGGGAAATTCGAAATACCAAGCCAGAATATAACTTAAACCCATTAATATATAGTCAATTAAAACCTTTCAGAGTCCCTTTAGTACTTGTTCAAGTATTGATGATGGTCGGAACCATTGGTTATATTGTAATTGACGACTTCACAATTTTAGATGCCATTTATCAAACAGGAATCACATTTACCACAGTAGGATTTGGAGAGATCGCTCCTATTTCAGATGCGGGACGATTTTTTACTGTTACTTTGATTATCTTTGGATTCGCTACTTTTACTCTTTCAACTGCTATTTTGATTGATGCAGTGATTAAAGGAAAGTTGTTTGAATTGTATAAGGAAAGAAACATGCTTTATAAGATAGCACGGTTACGAAACCATTTTGTTATATTTCACCACAATGAATATACTTCACAGTTGGCTCGGCAATTCAAGCTTAACCATATCCCTTTTGTTGTTGTTGACTCACGAGAGGACATGGAACAAGTAGCAAAAGAGCATAATTATCCTTATTATATTAAAGAAGAGGCATTTACAGAGAAGGCATTCTTAAAATCGCACTTAAGTTCAGCAAAAGGGGCGATTTCTTTATCAAAAAACATCTCAGATAACATTACACTGATTGCGTCAGTGAGACTCTATGAAAAAGAGTTGGGAAGACGACCATTTTTGATTATCTCAAATGCAGAGACGCAATACGATAAAGAGCGATTAAAAAAACTGGGTGCAGATAAAGTGGTTGCCCCACCATCACTCATGGCAAAACGTGTGAGTGCGATGGCTGTACGACCCGATATGGAAAACGTACTGGAAGAGTTTTTATACAAACCTGATACCCCTATTGATATGGAAGAGGTGTTTGTCGAAAGTGATTCATGGGTAGTAAATAGAGAGCTTAAAGACGTTCACTTACGAGACAGAATGAAAGTTTCTGTTATTGGTATTACTGAAGCGAAGGGTCGATTTATTCAGATGCCACGAGCAGATACCATCATCAAAGAAAATTGTAAATTGCTTATCGTTGGAAACCAAAAAGGGATTTCAATGGCGAAGCGTATCATTAACCAAACCATTAAACCAGGAGATTTATAGTGTTTTCAATTTTTCCAATTAAAGGGTACATTGACCAAATAGATGGTTTTTATTGTGCTGGAATTCATGCTGGATTAAAACCAAATGGAAACAATGACTTAGGCTTTATATATGCCGATACTTTATGTGATGTGGAAGCAGTTTTTACACGAAACAAATTTCAAGCTGCACCATTGAAACATTACCAAGCATACGAGAAAGGGTTTAAAACCAACTTTGTTTTAATCAACTCTAAAAATGCGAACGCCATGACAGGACAAAAAGGGATTGACAATATCAACCGACTTTTTGCTGCTTTAAAACATGACGTTACCAATCCTATTATGAGCAGCACCGGTGTGATTGGAAACCCACTTCCTGTGGAGAAAATCCTTGCAGGTGCAAACAGCTTTGATTTAACAAGCAAAGATGGAGAAGGGTTATCTAAAGCCATTATGACCACCGATGCATATTCAAAACACTGCATGTATGAAGTGGAAGTTGAAAAAGGCAAAAGCTTTAAAATTGGAGCAGTGGCAAAAGGGGCAGGGATGATTAACCCCAACCTTGCAACCATGCTTTGTTTTATAACAACGGATGCCAATGTTCCTAAAGAGGATATGAAACCAGCACTTGAAGCAGCTATGCACACGACATTTAATGCTATCTCAGTTGATGGTGATACATCAACCAATGACACGGTTTTATTACTTGCCAATAAAAAGTCTGGGGTGTATGCTAAAGAGGCTTTCTTTGAAGCTCTAAGAATGGTGATGCATGATATGGCAATGCTCATGGTTGCAGATGGAGAAGGAGCTAAAAAAGCGGTTGCTTTTGAAGTGATTAACGCTAAAACTGAACAAGAAGCCCAAACGGCTGCTAAAGCACTCTCTAACTCATTGTTGGTAAAAACAGCATTGTTTGGAGAAGACCCAAACTTTGGACGAATTGCTTCAACCATAGGGGCAAGTGAAATCACATGCTCTGAAGATACTTTAGTTATTTCATACAATGATGTGGTGGTATTTGAAAAGGGTGAAATTTTGTTTAATAAAGAGGTGGAAGCCCAAGCAGGTGAAGTACTTAAAAAAGAGCAATACAAAATCATTTGTGATATTGGACAAGGCGAGGCTTCTTATACCGCATATGGATGCGATTTAGGGTATAAGTACGTAGAGATAAACGCAGACTACAGAACATAATGTATGGATTATTCTGAAGTGACTGGATGTCACTTCAGTACGTACTCAAACGTAGAGATTAATGCTGATTATCGCACGTAATATATTGAATCTTCTGAAGTGAACCACTGAGGTAATAACCATTAAAAGGAGGCACACGTTGTCTCCTTT
This genomic window from Candidatus Marinarcus aquaticus contains:
- a CDS encoding potassium channel family protein, translating into MSFITKLKKALGWEIRNTKPEYNLNPLIYSQLKPFRVPLVLVQVLMMVGTIGYIVIDDFTILDAIYQTGITFTTVGFGEIAPISDAGRFFTVTLIIFGFATFTLSTAILIDAVIKGKLFELYKERNMLYKIARLRNHFVIFHHNEYTSQLARQFKLNHIPFVVVDSREDMEQVAKEHNYPYYIKEEAFTEKAFLKSHLSSAKGAISLSKNISDNITLIASVRLYEKELGRRPFLIISNAETQYDKERLKKLGADKVVAPPSLMAKRVSAMAVRPDMENVLEEFLYKPDTPIDMEEVFVESDSWVVNRELKDVHLRDRMKVSVIGITEAKGRFIQMPRADTIIKENCKLLIVGNQKGISMAKRIINQTIKPGDL
- a CDS encoding glycosyltransferase family 9 protein — translated: MVKTIFIEIPTWLGDAIMTTPAIENIIQTYPNAQITMLGSYVSTQALGNFPNVKRVIIDNSKQQKNRYVGLMNIAQEVGEVDLAISFRRSFSSRFMMFFIKAKKKANYRRLTKEEIHQVQRYNEFVNHALHLNNKEGDLKLCFTPFKYEKPTLGINPGATYGSAKRWYPKEFAKVAIALSDRYNIAIFGGPGEVNIAQDIEKELVAHHITNYQNFAGQTTIPELIEKIAGLSLFITNDSGPMHVAAAYKVKTAAIFGPTRFKETNAWNNPNEHIVTKNLECAPCMKRVCPLKHHECMKLITAQDVLEALGEV
- the rpmB gene encoding 50S ribosomal protein L28, encoding MSRRCAISGKGPLVGNNVSHAKNRTKRRFLPNLRTVRVTLEDGTTRKLKISAKELRTLKKNS
- the argJ gene encoding bifunctional glutamate N-acetyltransferase/amino-acid acetyltransferase ArgJ, with the protein product MFSIFPIKGYIDQIDGFYCAGIHAGLKPNGNNDLGFIYADTLCDVEAVFTRNKFQAAPLKHYQAYEKGFKTNFVLINSKNANAMTGQKGIDNINRLFAALKHDVTNPIMSSTGVIGNPLPVEKILAGANSFDLTSKDGEGLSKAIMTTDAYSKHCMYEVEVEKGKSFKIGAVAKGAGMINPNLATMLCFITTDANVPKEDMKPALEAAMHTTFNAISVDGDTSTNDTVLLLANKKSGVYAKEAFFEALRMVMHDMAMLMVADGEGAKKAVAFEVINAKTEQEAQTAAKALSNSLLVKTALFGEDPNFGRIASTIGASEITCSEDTLVISYNDVVVFEKGEILFNKEVEAQAGEVLKKEQYKIICDIGQGEASYTAYGCDLGYKYVEINADYRT
- a CDS encoding YrbL family protein — its product is MSKIELDEQLLIAKGGERACYLHPEDATKVIKVLYSSTPTHNNQNQLEYIYMNYLKKRNANLTYVTDCYGYVQTSLGQGLVFDRALDYNGEPSKSFRYMVAYKKLDLTQQKALIMQLKAYLEQELILFVDTSLTNLYCQEIQKGEYRLLIVDGLGSKRMGFKFWMYRNFKSYTKYKIKRQWTKFMRMYEKDVKRAQLGERPFTRL
- a CDS encoding glycosyltransferase translates to MMSITIDFKTPSTITDALLEMPEYEKVAQTSLMNKIGLGSKEQAQLYFHQGALDKKSTHAILHAHATIVNSQRSKAKLLQILNELDEQSVEVIYPTFEPQEIDIKEAKKAFLQELQLPKKTRLILFTASNLKTAGVKEFIQTIMSLQARNFRVIIASDKQQITALKFQISKYNFDDTLILYEDFHNMDLLFAVSDIFVLPTHNTAFSTDILKAMYYKSAVFTTANSSSCEVVDVFATMSDPSDASLPFKIDALLSRKEDLKLIKKQNRKIAKKFILSKALQTLVRISEPLKL